The region agatacctttggtaaacaTATAATGGTTGCATTGGAGAGGCTCCAAGTGGACCTAGGAGCCGGAAgctgagatgagggagcattaccctgagttaTTCACTACTACATACATCGAGGACAAAGTCTACatcaagtggaggagaattgtaacatcctgatgatATGGTACTTTAGATTTTGACCCTACAATTGaattatatttcattttggtCTATAAGTATAAGAATGCGTGCATTAAAGGCCCTAGTGGTGTTTTTTTAATTTGGGAGTTTGGGGAGTACACAATGTGTACGTGTGTACACTGAGCATACAAAAGCGCGCCCTAGTACGCAAGGCGTACGTGCCAGACATGCAAACCATAATTCTTTGGGTTTGGCTCgttttaaaccccattatagcctcatttCCCCTCACTTCGTCAACATCCATCCTCTTAGCACGTTTTTGCAACCCTGATCCATCTTGTGAAGCATTTCtaagcttgagtgtgtgtgttttgtgcttttgaagaagaaggaaggaaggagaGACCACCTTGGAGGAGTAAATCTCTTTAGATCCAGGATCACACCACCTTTTGGCACCATTTTGAAGTATCAAGTTCTGAACTTGGTGAAGTTTCATTTGGATCTTGTGTTGGAatgatttttggtccttttttccGAAATATGGAGATTCATGAACATAGCATGTTCTTGACACATTAAgctatcctttcagacctttggatgGGTCTTGAGTCTTAAAAATGGGTTCcaaatggttggttttgctccatgcatcatttagaagggcttaatggattaagaagttgagTTTAACACTTAATatacatgcaaagtcataaatttggaaactttatgaatctTGAGGGTATTTTAGCCATGGATATGAAAGATGGGCGTGaaagcttaatccattaagctcttaatgaaggaTTTGGGCATCTGGGAGTATGTCTCGCGTACATGAAGTACGCACCGCCTACGAGGTCAACCGCCCTGATGGTGGTCAACAttcgagtatgcccaacgtacatttggagtacgccctacgtactcacTTTGTGGtgactcggctgggttgactcaactgggttgactcagttgatttgaccagtttgactttgattttgaccaagtttgacctaggggtattttgggtattttgggattttgattatgattggtCATTTGGTTGGTTAGGTGACggttagagctgagattcggagtcgagacctcatcagcttttgtccagtctgtgaggtgagttttcctcattgtatttACGGGTCGATGGTACCAAGGCCAAtccattggattagatatcctgttatgtgatagtatgttattgtgttataatgatctgttagatcggtatcctggtatataggatgatgatatgcttagtgatctatagatttgcctgattgtctgttgactggttatatatatatatatatatatatatatatatatatatatatatatatatatatatgtttatctgtgatgtatatgtcgacattttatgtgtggttgggttgaggcggaccaatATAGACTGAAGGCTAAGAGACCCAGGGCGGCTCGAATAGACTGAACGCCTGAGAGGCGTACcaatcaggctgaaggcccaaggAATAGTCCAGATAGGCCGAAGGccatgtgaggcggtccagtcatgctaaagGTTCTGTGAGCGGTCCATATAGTCTGTAGGCCGGTGCGACATGTCAGTTAGggtgaaggctctgtatgcatactgtttgttattatgtttatatggtggtacttgggggaactcactaagcgttggcttacagttttaggttatggtttcaggtacttcggatgatcgcgggaaggcgaaggtgtgaccgtacacgTCCTCTTTTTTATTACTATGATTTTGGGAGACTGATGTTTGGAAAATATTTTGAAACTATGAtttgtaaacaatttatgaatttCGGTTGAttctaaaagtttaaatttcttgtgatttttatggatgttacaacatGCAACGAGTCCGTACCAACCCAACGAGTATCTAGGCTCACAACACTTTAGTTAATCTTGCCATCAACTCGACCCTCGTGAATGTCTAGACTCACAATACTCCTTTTTGGTCTTGTCATCAAATCACCATCGTAAATGTCTAGAATCACAACACTCCTTGTTGGACTTGTCATCAACTCACCCCTTTCTGGCCCTCAGCCTAAGTTGTACCACCTACACTATTGGCCATCCGCACAAAACTAGATGCCTCAGCCCTTCACAAATATGTCAACATTTTCATAATACAAGTGAACAGATAATTTAACATCACAGGTAACAGTCTACAAGTCTATTTGCCTAAGATCATACAACAATCTAACCTCATCCTAGCACCCTAGGATACATATTACAATAtagagtatagtgaggaaactcgcATGAGCTAACCAACATAAGCTCAATAGCAAGCGTCAGCAACAACACATCTAACACAAATTACCTGATGCAAAACCGAGACCAATCCTTAGTAAAATGCTCAATTCTACcgaagtttgaccaaaagtcaaacatgTCAAAGTTAACGATCAAAGTCAACTTAACAGGTTACCATGTCAGGGCTAGCTGTTAGCCACACTGTGGATGGTAAACGACAAAACAATCACGATGAGTCATGCCAACATGTCGTGGGCCTTCCTTGGTCACGCCATGGTTTCAGCCTAAATGACTTTtcatcattaagagcttaatccttaaagATCAAGGCTCATAACATCAGATCTACTACCTAATAGCCTCTTAATGTTAAAATTTCCAACTCTATCCATTATTatagtccaaacaaccaagatctagactTTAAGTCTAAAAAAGGACCaagaatgcatctttctcaacttaattcATTAAACCAAGTCTCCATCTTTCATATACGAATCAACATGATGTTtatatggataaagtttccaactttatccataactaGTCGTAATATCGCGCGTTGCACAGGTTCGCAATCATGTAGTTAAAATAGTCATATAGGAAGAACTAGAAGATTCCACCTCTGGAAAGCGCCTACACCTAATGgcttaaaattttataatttaaaaatatcTTCCAAATTACCTTTTTAATCATGTTTTTTGGTCACTTTATATATATAATCCTTATTTACCAAATAAAAATTGTATTATACACATATAAACCTAATTCAGgaacaataaaaaaattattttattagtttttttctTTGTATATAATATAATCCAAACTCAACTTAAACTTCTtgttttataatattatacattatattgatttttataatattaaatttatttgaaaattttttaaaaactttgtttttatcaaacaaaccGGAAAAATTGTCTCGGTGATTTGCTAAATTTCTTTTTGCTTGTTGTCTAGCGGGTTtcaaaattgtcattttgatATTTTGGCCTATTTTGGTTCCTGTATTTTATCTTCTAAAATTTTCAGGTTCgtttattatttgtattaatggTGATTGTCGTCATATAAAAATAAATGAAGGCtttaatatacaaaaaatacaacctAATTTTATTCTTTTACCTCTAATTATAATACTATATCAATATCTATTTATTTCTCACATTATATAACAAACAATATTAAACCAATAATTATCAATTATTCTTGGTATTTGGATTTGTCAGTGAACAACTACAATTCGTAAATAAGACTAACAATTcctaatatataaaattaataatagCTTATGCAAACTCATGATGAAATTATAGAAAAAAATGGTTATAAAAAATATGGACTAAATTTTTTTGGGCCAACACATATTACATTCAGCGAATTACAATTTCATAAAAGAGGACAGCATTAATATAAAAAAACACCAATAAATATGTTAGTTTATACAAATTAACATCTTTGAATACCATGATTACCTATTTCTTGTTCTATATAAAACATGAATCCCAAATCGAAGGTTTGTATATTATGAGTCATTTTTTCTCTATATTATTCTACGAACTCTAGAAATATGATCTACATATGAACTACATATAATAAGGACAATTAACTACTATAAATGAGAAAACTCTTGATTTATATTAACTAATTAATTGAAAGTTAatataagttaaaaactctttagTGGTAGTGATTACTTAGTTGAAAGTTCAAAACTCTTTAATATACCAAAATGACCTAAAggaccaagataacttgcatgACTTAAAGGGAAGGCAAAAGATCATAACTTTCCTGGTCGATGAGGTCCAAGAAGCATTCCAAATAGATCAAAACATATTAGAGTCCACTCAACTCCAAGACCACCCATAAAATGGACCAACAAGTGCCAAGAACTACAAATGACAAGATCTAGAGAACTAAAGAgcaagatatgaactttatacTCATAATAGTCCAGAAACGGAGTGACTTCGATGAATCCAAACTTGAAAAAACATTCCTTGCAACCAAAAgaactttcttgatcttcaaACTTCATTAAATCAGCACCAAAAGCACCCAAAAGAGGTTCAAGGAGAGAACAGGAGCTCAAATCATAAAGAAGGAGGCTAAGGCTGCTCCCAATGAACTCTAAATGTGATGAAGCCaaataaaataccctaaaatATGGAACCTTACCATTAAAtacgttgaaaaccctaaaattcatgGGTTTGGGTTGCGCAGTGACCATTGCGTGGTAACCTGTTTACCACTATGTAGTGACCACCACATTGTGGTAACCTGCTCATCACTTCGTGGTGACGAGTTTTCACCCTTTTCATTCCACTtaaaacaatcataacttcttctttccaagtctcttttcggcgatctttatatgcacacgaatGTATTGACAAACCCCACAATCTAtttaattacttttgacttaaaacatacaaaactaaatttatttaattttttcaaGAAGTCTGAAATATAACTTTTCTCATTTTACCCTTTGTCTCCAAAATACAATTCAAGGGCTTAAGTCACTTAACCAACATTATCAACATCCAATATgttctaaatatatatatatatatatatatatatatatatatatatatatatatatatatatatatatatatatatatatatatatatatatccatattctaataaaagaataaattaattCTTCTTTTGCTATGTGTCGCACTATTAAGCTTCCTAATTAATATCATGTCATATGACAACCTAttaattcttcattttaaattttaaattttaaaattttcactttaattacattaaattaaataacatttgaataaaaataaaataaaattaatacaaattataaagttaCGTACCTATTTAAATAAtgcttataattttataaaactaaaaaatatttcttaattaataatttatttaaaataattgattaatgatTTTAaggttttattatgaaagtttaattagttttataactgtggtttccacgggttataaactagtatatatatatatatatatatatatatatatatatatatatatatatatatatatatatatatatatatatatatatatgtagagagagagagagagagaggtaggttcaattgagaaaataaaaaaggttgagaattggggaatcattctcagccaatcatttatctaacatgttcaaattaaaaaaaaaaatacgcgCGTCCATTCTCATTAAGGGTATCTTTGTAAATTAGCAACTTTTTTACATAGAACTTACCTGTTCATGTTATCAGTTTCCAATTTGATGATATCTTTATCTCGTTTGAATCGGATATGAGGAATTCAATATCaatattattttctttatataactcGTTAGCAATTATACGTTTTCATTCCATTAATCGTGAAGTTTCGCATCTATGTTTCAGTTTTCTACTTCGTTTTCAGTTTCCGATTTGATCAGGTATGTATATCGTTTGAATCTGATAGATCGGAGTTATTTATATAACTCGTTAGCAATTATACGTTTTCATTCCATTAATCGTGAAGTTTCGCATCTCTGTTTCAGTTTTCTACTTAGTTTTCAGTTTCCGATTTGATTAGGTATGTATATCGTTTGAATCAGATAGATCGGAGTTCATTATCAAGATTATtgctttttataatttatttggaATTACGCTTATTATATTCCTTTTGGAGTTTTTTCATCGGAGTTCATTATCAAGATTATCAAGTTTCGAATATGTATTGGAGTTATTTCATCGGATTTTTGTTAAGTAGTTTGAGATATTTATTTCATCAGTTATATCATTGTAGTTTTTACGTTCTGTACTGAGGGAGATTGCTTAATTACATCATATGATCATATATGATTTAAGTTTCTTTCAGATATTTTGTACATTGAGGTGAGATATATTCGAAGTTAACCAGATTTTCATCTTTACGACTTTTTTTGTGAGATATATTCGATATATTCGATATTAagattgtttttgtttatttatatagACCATTTGGTGTATTATGTCGAATTCTAGTGTTATTAATGGTGATTTGTATTCTTCTATGAGTGAGAGTGAAGAAAAAGATGTTGAAAACTCATTTTTTGAAGGTACCAGTTATTGAattattttgttgtttttaattttgttgattatcatttatttacatatgaatatgttaatatgaataaattgttgtgttattcatatatgaataaacatGTGATAATTGTAATTtcgaatttattatttttatcgttttattcatatatgaataagttatgttttatttacatatgaatatgttaaaatgaataaattgttgtcttattcatatatgaataaatgtGTGTTAATTGTAATTtcgaatttattattttttattcatatatgaataagttatgttttattttatatattttgaatcctcatgaattttatgtatttatatatgaatgttttattcatatatgaatgttttttgttttatttatatgagttttatgtattcatatatattattgttttatTCATGCATTAGTATTTTAGGTGGTGAATCTTCAAGTTCAGTACATGATGCACAATATTTTGATGATATAATTGGAGAACATGTCTATAAGCCAGATGTACCTGTTCAACTTATTCCATTTAAGGGTTTAATCTTTAAATCATTAAAGTTGGCTATCAAAATGTATTATGAGTATGCTGAACCTTCGTTACAGACTTGATACTGAACTGTTCACCATCCGAACATTCGCTAGCTGGCAACACAACTACACAGTCAAGGTTTGATAACAAGATTATAAAGAAGAAACATGTTATATGTAATCGTGGTGGTAAACAGAAAAGGAAATCTCGTGACACATTAGGTACAAGTGGTGTTAGGAGGAAACGAAATTCAAATTCAAGAGTTATTGGTTGTCAAGCAAAGATTATATTTGAATCTGTGTATGGAACTCCAGATTATAAAGTTTTTCAGTTTGATGAACTTCACAACCGTCCACTTGAGAAGAGAAACGATTTAAAAAAGGcgagacaaatgtcatattcagaAAAAGAGTTTATTGTGCGTGCTTCCACATCAAACATAGGTCCAACTATGGCTCATAAGTTAAGGGCAAGTCTGAGAGGTGGGTATGAGTTTGTAAAGCCCAAAGTAGTTGACTATAAAAATTTAAGGAGAGATATCAACAGGGTTATTGGTTATAAAGATGCCCAAATGATAGTAAACACAATGATTGACCGTCGAGTTCACTATCCAAATTACTCATTTGAGTTTAATTGTCAAGATAATGTTTTGGACTATATGTTTTGGGTTGATGAAATGGAGAAGGCATATTATGCTGAATTTGGTGATGTTATCTCGTTTGATGCGACTTTCCGAACAAACAAGTAAGTTATTTTATATACTTTTATTTAtagcttattcatatatgaatatttttatattcacttattaataaatcaaaaattgactttaatgaacattttttttgggTGTTAGGTATCGAATGGTTTTTGTTCCGTTTACTGCTATTGACCATCATAAAAAATCAGTTACTGTTGGATCTGGGTTGCTAAGCAATGaaagcattgagtcttactcttgGTTACTTAAAGCATTTCTTAAAAATCATGGGAAAGAACCAAAACTTGTTTTAGCTGATCAAGATGTTGCAATAAAACAAGCTGTTGAGAATGTGTTTCATAATTCAAAGCACTGATTATGTATGTGGCATAtaatgaaaaagttgaaaaaatgtattattttaatatatttcaaatatattacttattagtatattcatttatgaatattgattgttattttacttattattatttattcatttatgaatatttttgttttaatacaGATATCAGATGATTTATTTACAAACACAGACTTTAGAAAAAGGTTTACGAAGCTTGTTTGGGACATTAATATGAAACCTGATGTTTTTGAGGTGAAGTGGGGTTTGCTTATGAAGGAATTCAATCTTGAAGACACAAGATGGTTTTAAGACATGTTTACAATACGTGATTCATGGATACCTAGGTATTTTAGTGACATTCCAATGTGTGGTTTGATGAAGACTACATCGAGGTCAGAGAGTATGAATTCATTCTTTAATACATATTCAGAAAGTAAGAACTTACTTTTGAATTTCATGATGAATTACGACACTGCCATTCAAAAGCAAAGGAATACTCAACGAGAGCTTGATAAGGCATCAAAGAAAGCATCATATAAAATGCAAACACCTCGAGAAATAGAACTGCAAGCATCAAAAGTTTATACAAGTACATTATTTTTTGAGGtgcaaaaagaaatatatatatatatatatatatatatatatatatatatatatatatataaagcatgtTTTTTCTGTACATAATCATATGTTGGTATTGAAGATGGTTGGGaagttttgtcacaccccaaaaccacgaacggcggaaatgttcaggggtggaggacg is a window of Lactuca sativa cultivar Salinas chromosome 1, Lsat_Salinas_v11, whole genome shotgun sequence DNA encoding:
- the LOC111901387 gene encoding protein FAR1-RELATED SEQUENCE 5-like; its protein translation is MFQFSTSFSVSDLIRYFTIWCIMSNSSVINGDLYSSMSESEEKDVENSFFEGGESSSSVHDAQYFDDIIGEHVYKPDVPVQLIPFKDLILNCSPSEHSLAGNTTTQSRFDNKIIKKKHVICNRGGKQKRKSRDTLGTSGVRRKRNSNSRVIGCQAKIIFESVYGTPDYKVFQFDELHNRPLEKRNDLKKARQMSYSEKEFIVRASTSNIGPTMAHKLRASLRGGYEFVKPKVVDYKNLRRDINRVIGYKDAQMIVNTMIDRRVHYPNYSFEFNCQDNVLDYMFWVDEMEKAYYAEFGDVISFDATFRTNKYRMVFVPFTAIDHHKKSVTVGSGLLSNESIESYSWLLKAFLKNHGKEPKLVLADQDVAIKQAVENISDDLFTNTDFRKRFTKLVWDINMKPDVFEVKWGLLMKEFNLEDTRWYFSDIPMCGLMKTTSRSESMNSFFNTYSESKNLLLNFMMNYDTAIQKQRNTQRELDKASKKASYKMQTPREIELQASKVYTKIHERYILKRWRKDVISRNYRFSSVQSDSGDCENRLALFAEKQQMLLREFESDYISLGLKSNTDGEVVCKLLGVTIPIPEEINIHVADVQSNKGSGIKKRIPSAGEVAYENSKIEHRMCSGCGKRVPHSLRTCPERVGAAKSAKDT